In Syngnathus acus chromosome 21, fSynAcu1.2, whole genome shotgun sequence, one genomic interval encodes:
- the LOC119115699 gene encoding dehydrogenase/reductase SDR family member on chromosome X-like isoform X1 has product MISSIMFRLVSAIKLYLLGLKVLVIQLFSKRFKLPVMPRQDGKVAIVTGGGRGIGYEVARHMSKLGVHVIIACRDEQQGLASIRRIHKEYNEAKVEFKKLDLASLQSIRQFVQSFKERDLPLNILVNNAGVMLVPESCTENGFEVHFGVNYLGHFLLTLLLLDTLKLSGKSDNFSRVVNVSSSAHRNGEIRLDDLNSRQCYSAHAAYCHSKLAQLLFSSHLHRELEQGGFPVSSGGVDPGVVATSLYRHLWTPLRLAHGVVARLLFRTPTEGAATVLYAALSPALEGECGGGYWANGRRDVTTPLTFDPQIQQLLWETSHKFLVPQ; this is encoded by the exons ATGATCTCCTCTATAATGTTTCGTTTGGTGTCAGCTATCAAACTGTACCTGCTCGGCTTGAAGGTTCTTGTGATTCAGCTGTTCAGCAAGCGTTTCAAGTTGCCAG TGATGCCCAGACAAGATGGCAAGGTTGCCATAGTGACGGGAGGAGGCAGGGGAATCGGCTATGAGGTTGCCCGCCACATGTCCAAACTGGGGGTACATGTTATCATAG ccTGCAGGGATGAACAACAAGGTCTGGCATCCATCAGAAGGATCCACAAAGAGTACAACGAGGCTAAAG TGGAGTTTAAAAAACTGGACCTCGCATCTCTGCAGTCTATCCGTCAGTTCGTCCAGAGCTTCAAGGAACGCGATTTACCACTCAATATTTTGGTCAACAATG CGGGTGTCATGCTAGTTCCCGAGAGTTGCACCGAGAATGGATTCGAAGTGCACTTTGGTGTGAACTATCTGGGCCACTTCCTATTGACCTTGCTGCTCTTGGACACATTAAAGCTCAGCGGCAAATCTGACAACTTCTCACGGGTGGTCAACGTCTCCTCCTCTGCACACCGCAATGGCGAGATCCGACTGGATGACTTGAATAGCAG ACAGTGCTACTCAGCCCACGCCGCTTATTGTCACAGTAAGCTGGCGCAGCTTTTATTTAGCTCCCACCTCCATCGGGAGCTGGAGCAGGGAGGTTTCCCCGTCAGTTCGGGCGGCGTCGACCCTGGCGTGGTCGCTACGTCTCTCTACCGCCACCTCTGGACGCCCCTGCGCCTGGCACATGGTGTTGTGGCCCGCTTGCTTTTCAGG ACTCCTACTGAGGGTGCTGCCACCGTCTTGTACGCTGCTCTGTCACCAGCACTGGAAGGCGAATGCGGAGGAGGCTACTGGGCCAATGGACGCAGAGACGTGACTACCCCACTGACATTTGACCCCCAGATTCAGCAGCTCTTGTGGGAAACCAGCCACAAGTTTCTGGTTCCACAGTAA
- the LOC119115699 gene encoding dehydrogenase/reductase SDR family member on chromosome X-like isoform X2 produces MPRQDGKVAIVTGGGRGIGYEVARHMSKLGVHVIIACRDEQQGLASIRRIHKEYNEAKVEFKKLDLASLQSIRQFVQSFKERDLPLNILVNNAGVMLVPESCTENGFEVHFGVNYLGHFLLTLLLLDTLKLSGKSDNFSRVVNVSSSAHRNGEIRLDDLNSRQCYSAHAAYCHSKLAQLLFSSHLHRELEQGGFPVSSGGVDPGVVATSLYRHLWTPLRLAHGVVARLLFRTPTEGAATVLYAALSPALEGECGGGYWANGRRDVTTPLTFDPQIQQLLWETSHKFLVPQ; encoded by the exons ATGCCCAGACAAGATGGCAAGGTTGCCATAGTGACGGGAGGAGGCAGGGGAATCGGCTATGAGGTTGCCCGCCACATGTCCAAACTGGGGGTACATGTTATCATAG ccTGCAGGGATGAACAACAAGGTCTGGCATCCATCAGAAGGATCCACAAAGAGTACAACGAGGCTAAAG TGGAGTTTAAAAAACTGGACCTCGCATCTCTGCAGTCTATCCGTCAGTTCGTCCAGAGCTTCAAGGAACGCGATTTACCACTCAATATTTTGGTCAACAATG CGGGTGTCATGCTAGTTCCCGAGAGTTGCACCGAGAATGGATTCGAAGTGCACTTTGGTGTGAACTATCTGGGCCACTTCCTATTGACCTTGCTGCTCTTGGACACATTAAAGCTCAGCGGCAAATCTGACAACTTCTCACGGGTGGTCAACGTCTCCTCCTCTGCACACCGCAATGGCGAGATCCGACTGGATGACTTGAATAGCAG ACAGTGCTACTCAGCCCACGCCGCTTATTGTCACAGTAAGCTGGCGCAGCTTTTATTTAGCTCCCACCTCCATCGGGAGCTGGAGCAGGGAGGTTTCCCCGTCAGTTCGGGCGGCGTCGACCCTGGCGTGGTCGCTACGTCTCTCTACCGCCACCTCTGGACGCCCCTGCGCCTGGCACATGGTGTTGTGGCCCGCTTGCTTTTCAGG ACTCCTACTGAGGGTGCTGCCACCGTCTTGTACGCTGCTCTGTCACCAGCACTGGAAGGCGAATGCGGAGGAGGCTACTGGGCCAATGGACGCAGAGACGTGACTACCCCACTGACATTTGACCCCCAGATTCAGCAGCTCTTGTGGGAAACCAGCCACAAGTTTCTGGTTCCACAGTAA
- the asmt gene encoding acetylserotonin O-methyltransferase, with the protein MVHMAGRHVMDTTAASPAAGEYPRKILEYMEGFLVSKTLFTACELGVFDVLSCAGRPLSADEISQAVGASLDGTQRLLAACCGLQLLETHQQNDQVCYSNTEQASLYLTRSGPATLYHSIQYSSRTIYLCWHYLTDAVRDGTNQYEKAFGVSSKDLFQALYRSDEEMVKFMQLMNSIWNICGRDVLTAFDLSPFKVICDLGGCSGALAKQCTSAYPECAVTIFDLPKVVQTSREHFVKEADHKISFIEGDFFKDDLLEADLYILARILHDWTDERCVELLSRVHRACKPGGAILLVEALLHEDGSGPLTAQLYSLNMLVQTEGRERTGAEYSALLAAAGFAKIQYRLTGKIYDAVLGLKEA; encoded by the exons ATGGTCCATATGGCGGGTCGGCATGTGATGGACACTACAGCGGCGTCACCTGCTGCTGGGGAATACCCCAGGAAAATACTCGAGTACATGGAAGGCTTTCTTGTCTCCAAG ACTTTATTCACAGCCTGCGAGCTGGGCGTGTTCGACGTGTTGTCATGTGCAGGACGCCCTCTGTCCGCCGACGAAATCAGCCAAGCGGTCGGTGCCAGCCTGGACGGCACCCAAAGGCTGCTGGCGGCCTGTTGCGGCCTTCAGTTGCTTGAAACGCACCAGCAAAATGACCAAG TGTGTTACAGTAACACAGAACAGGCCAGCCTCTACCTGACCCGCTCTGGTCCTGCAACCCTCTACCACTCCATCCAGTATAGTTCCAGAACCATCTACCTCTGCTGGCACTATCTGACTGATGCCGTCAG GGATGGAACAAATCAATATGAAAAAGCCTTCGGTGTCAGCTCCAAAGACTTGTTTCAGGCTCTCTACAG GTCTGACGAGGAGATGGTGAAGTTCATGCAGCTAATGAATTCCATATGGAACATCTGCGGTCGAGATGTGCTGACAGCCTTTGACCTTTCACCTTTCAAGGTCATTTGTGACCTCGGAg GCTGCAGCGGAGCATTAGCCAAGCAGTGCACGTCGGCCTACCCGGAGTGCGCAGTGACGATCTTTGACCTCCCCAAGGTGGTGCAGACATCCAGGGAACATTTTGTCAAGGAGGCTGACCACAAGATAAGCTTCATTGAAG GGGACTTCTTCAAAGACGATTTACTCGAGGCGGATCTTTACATTCTTGCCAGGATCCTCCACGACTGGACAGATGAACGTTGCGTAGAACTGCTCAGCAGAGTCCATAGAGCCTGCAAACCAG GAGGCGCTATACTGCTAGTGGAAGCATTGTTGCATGAGGATGGCTCCGGCCCGCTTACCGCGCAGCTCTACTCGCTAAACATGCTGGTGCAGACGGAAGGTCGAGAAAGAACAGGGGCTGAGTACAGCGCCCTGCTGGCTGCCGCCGGGTTCGCCAAAATCCAGTACCGTCTCACAGGCAAAATCTATGACGCAGTTCTGGGACTTAAAGAAGCATGA
- the akap17a gene encoding A-kinase anchor protein 17A isoform X1, giving the protein MLAATMTTIVHDTTEAVCLSAEHNMYLKPIAKMTISVTLPQLKLPGKSISNWEVMERVKAMVVPDQFSTLRVSKSTMDFIRFEGEVENKTVVKSLLSRLDGKSIKLSGFTDVLKVRAVENKVDFPTRHDWDSFFRDAKDMNETLPGERPDTIHLEGLPCRWFSQKQSGLPDRPCEEVLIAVFEAFGKVRNVDIPMLDPYREEMLDKNFNTFSFGGHLNFEAYVQYHEYDGFTKAMDTLRGMKLMLKGDDGKAVACNIKVTFDTTKHLGESAVKKRNLERLKLQELEKQREEQKRREKEEEERRKELERKQKEQEEEERERKKEEKQRKREQKLQEREERRNIKKVRKQQEEEQKKLQMKIAMEERRLLLAQRNLESIRLIAELLARAKAAKQRQLDKERAEREEQEKREKAQQEEERIRRQEQEACRRKQQEELLKVELEKERALDLQRREKELREKLLSNMFKKSSEPTRPPDAQEQGSAARSEEAPHPGKENVSLQIPGQVNGVKAEERKDKQVSKPAEMSEKSRGTKERKAAEDVKKTKQEKKKEEVRSRYSKDRERSSRKRHSSRRRSRSGSHRRTSSRHRRSHTPRRNRRRSHSHCSRSTSSSRDRSRSSSGRSYSRGKSHKHRHQRRYSKGDSRSSSRGRSRYTREYRRRSYSRDRSHSRR; this is encoded by the exons ATGCTGGCTGCCACAATGACCACCATCGTCCATGACACCACCGAGGCGGTGTGCCTCTCGGCTGAGCACAACATGTACTTGAAGCCCATTGCTAAAATGACCATCAGCGTCACGCTTCCTCAGCTCAAGCTGCCGGGAAAGAGCATCTCCAACTGGGAGGTAATGGAGAGAGTTAAGGCGATGGTGGTGCCCGACCAGTTTTCAACCCTGCGGGTCTCTAAAAGCACCATGGACTTCATTCGTTTTGAGGGAGAAGTGGAGAACAAAACTGTTGTTAAGAGTCTATTGAGCCGCCTGGATGGGAAGAGCATCAAACTTAGTGGATTTACTGATGTTTTGAAG gtTCGTGCCGTGGAAAACAAAGTGGACTTCCCAACAAGGCATGACTGGGACTCGTTCTTTCGTGACGCCAAAGACATGAATGAGACTCTACCGGGTGAGCGACCCGACACGATTCATCTGGAAGGGCTTCCCTGCCGCTGGTTCAGCCAGAAACAAAGCGGGTTGCCAGATCGGCCATGTGAGGAGGTtctcattgctgtctttgaGGCCTTTGGCAAG GTGCGAAACGTGGACATCCCAATGCTGGACCCGTACAGGGAGGAGATGCTGGACAAGAACTTTAATACTTTTAGTTTCGGGGGCCATCTGAACTTTGAAGCTTACGTGCAGTATCACGAGTATGACGGCTTCACCAAGGCCATGGATACGCTACGCGGCATGAAGCTGATGCTGAAAGGAGATGATGGCAAGGCAGTGGCCTGCAACATCAAG GTGACATTTGACACCACCAAGCATCTCGGCGAGTCAGCTGTGAAGAAGCGAAATCTGGAGAGGCTGAAGCTGCAAGAGTTAGAAAAGCAGCGAGAGGAGCAGAAGCGGCgggagaaagaagaagaagagcgaCGTAAAGAGCTGGAGCG GAAACAGAAGGagcaggaagaagaggagcggGAGCGCAAGAAGGAGGAGAAGCAACGCAAGCGTGAGCAGAAGCTGCAGgagagagaggaaaggagGAACATCAAGAAGGTGAGgaagcagcaggaggaggagcaaaAGAAGCTTCAGATGAAGATCGCCATGGAGGAAAGGAGGCTTCTCCTGGCTCAGCGCAATCTGGAATCCATCCGACTCATCGCTGAGCTGCTGGCCAGAGCCAAG GCGGCCAAGCAGAGGCAGTTGGATAAAGAGCGCGCCGAACGTGAGGAGCAGGAAAAGCGGGAGAAGGCTCAACAGGAGGAGGAGCGGATCCGTCGCCAGGAGCAGGAAGCCTGCCGGCGCAAGCAGCAGGAGGAGCTCCTCAAGGTGGAGCTGGAGAAAGAACGGGCCTTGGACCTCCAACGGCGGGAGAAGGAGCTGAGGGAGAAGTTGCTCTCTAACATGTTCAAGAAGAGCAGCGAGCCCACAAGACCTCCTGACGCGCAGGAGCAGGGTAGCGCCGCAAGGAGCGAGGAGGCCCCGCATCCTGGCAAGGAGAACGTGTCCCTGCAAATCCCGGGTCAGGTGAACGGAGTAAAGGCAGAAGAGCGTAAAGACAAACAAGTATCCAAACCTGCGgaaatgtcagaaaaaagTAGAGGGACAAAGGAGAGGAAGGCGGCTGAGGATGTGAAGAAGACGaagcaggagaagaagaaagaggaggTGAGGAGCAGGTACAGCAAGGACCGTGAGCGCAGCTCCAGGAAGCGGCACtccagcaggaggaggagccgGAGCGGCAGCCACCGTAGGACCTCCAGCCGCCACAGGAGGAGCCACACCCCGCGGCGCAATAGGAGGCGCAGCCACAGCCACTGTAGCAGAAGTACAAGCTCCAGCCGGGacaggagcaggagcagcagtGGGAGGAGCTACAGTAGGGGAAAGAGCCACAAGCACCGTCACCAGCGGCGATACAGCAAAGGCGACTCCAGGAGCAGCAGCCGTGGCAGGAGTCGCTACACTCGAGAGTACAGGAGGCGCAGCTACAGTCGGGACAGGAGTCACTCCAGAAGATGA
- the akap17a gene encoding A-kinase anchor protein 17A isoform X2, whose product MDFIRFEGEVENKTVVKSLLSRLDGKSIKLSGFTDVLKVRAVENKVDFPTRHDWDSFFRDAKDMNETLPGERPDTIHLEGLPCRWFSQKQSGLPDRPCEEVLIAVFEAFGKVRNVDIPMLDPYREEMLDKNFNTFSFGGHLNFEAYVQYHEYDGFTKAMDTLRGMKLMLKGDDGKAVACNIKVTFDTTKHLGESAVKKRNLERLKLQELEKQREEQKRREKEEEERRKELERKQKEQEEEERERKKEEKQRKREQKLQEREERRNIKKVRKQQEEEQKKLQMKIAMEERRLLLAQRNLESIRLIAELLARAKAAKQRQLDKERAEREEQEKREKAQQEEERIRRQEQEACRRKQQEELLKVELEKERALDLQRREKELREKLLSNMFKKSSEPTRPPDAQEQGSAARSEEAPHPGKENVSLQIPGQVNGVKAEERKDKQVSKPAEMSEKSRGTKERKAAEDVKKTKQEKKKEEVRSRYSKDRERSSRKRHSSRRRSRSGSHRRTSSRHRRSHTPRRNRRRSHSHCSRSTSSSRDRSRSSSGRSYSRGKSHKHRHQRRYSKGDSRSSSRGRSRYTREYRRRSYSRDRSHSRR is encoded by the exons ATGGACTTCATTCGTTTTGAGGGAGAAGTGGAGAACAAAACTGTTGTTAAGAGTCTATTGAGCCGCCTGGATGGGAAGAGCATCAAACTTAGTGGATTTACTGATGTTTTGAAG gtTCGTGCCGTGGAAAACAAAGTGGACTTCCCAACAAGGCATGACTGGGACTCGTTCTTTCGTGACGCCAAAGACATGAATGAGACTCTACCGGGTGAGCGACCCGACACGATTCATCTGGAAGGGCTTCCCTGCCGCTGGTTCAGCCAGAAACAAAGCGGGTTGCCAGATCGGCCATGTGAGGAGGTtctcattgctgtctttgaGGCCTTTGGCAAG GTGCGAAACGTGGACATCCCAATGCTGGACCCGTACAGGGAGGAGATGCTGGACAAGAACTTTAATACTTTTAGTTTCGGGGGCCATCTGAACTTTGAAGCTTACGTGCAGTATCACGAGTATGACGGCTTCACCAAGGCCATGGATACGCTACGCGGCATGAAGCTGATGCTGAAAGGAGATGATGGCAAGGCAGTGGCCTGCAACATCAAG GTGACATTTGACACCACCAAGCATCTCGGCGAGTCAGCTGTGAAGAAGCGAAATCTGGAGAGGCTGAAGCTGCAAGAGTTAGAAAAGCAGCGAGAGGAGCAGAAGCGGCgggagaaagaagaagaagagcgaCGTAAAGAGCTGGAGCG GAAACAGAAGGagcaggaagaagaggagcggGAGCGCAAGAAGGAGGAGAAGCAACGCAAGCGTGAGCAGAAGCTGCAGgagagagaggaaaggagGAACATCAAGAAGGTGAGgaagcagcaggaggaggagcaaaAGAAGCTTCAGATGAAGATCGCCATGGAGGAAAGGAGGCTTCTCCTGGCTCAGCGCAATCTGGAATCCATCCGACTCATCGCTGAGCTGCTGGCCAGAGCCAAG GCGGCCAAGCAGAGGCAGTTGGATAAAGAGCGCGCCGAACGTGAGGAGCAGGAAAAGCGGGAGAAGGCTCAACAGGAGGAGGAGCGGATCCGTCGCCAGGAGCAGGAAGCCTGCCGGCGCAAGCAGCAGGAGGAGCTCCTCAAGGTGGAGCTGGAGAAAGAACGGGCCTTGGACCTCCAACGGCGGGAGAAGGAGCTGAGGGAGAAGTTGCTCTCTAACATGTTCAAGAAGAGCAGCGAGCCCACAAGACCTCCTGACGCGCAGGAGCAGGGTAGCGCCGCAAGGAGCGAGGAGGCCCCGCATCCTGGCAAGGAGAACGTGTCCCTGCAAATCCCGGGTCAGGTGAACGGAGTAAAGGCAGAAGAGCGTAAAGACAAACAAGTATCCAAACCTGCGgaaatgtcagaaaaaagTAGAGGGACAAAGGAGAGGAAGGCGGCTGAGGATGTGAAGAAGACGaagcaggagaagaagaaagaggaggTGAGGAGCAGGTACAGCAAGGACCGTGAGCGCAGCTCCAGGAAGCGGCACtccagcaggaggaggagccgGAGCGGCAGCCACCGTAGGACCTCCAGCCGCCACAGGAGGAGCCACACCCCGCGGCGCAATAGGAGGCGCAGCCACAGCCACTGTAGCAGAAGTACAAGCTCCAGCCGGGacaggagcaggagcagcagtGGGAGGAGCTACAGTAGGGGAAAGAGCCACAAGCACCGTCACCAGCGGCGATACAGCAAAGGCGACTCCAGGAGCAGCAGCCGTGGCAGGAGTCGCTACACTCGAGAGTACAGGAGGCGCAGCTACAGTCGGGACAGGAGTCACTCCAGAAGATGA
- the sowahca gene encoding ankyrin repeat domain-containing protein SOWAHC, translating into MIMMASPCTVEAVQEFLMERGGRVQQMELIDHFAARWGTGSDPLNGEEALRRAVGTLGVVEVESGVQYVRLNEDCSARSVTRLDRDGNVHQTPSNNNLVSGDSDNKQQAGVSRPPSCSMDVKQSEPAQSNTIPGTGEVKLRERRRRESAPVIGVPDQDHPASSQSHHQVRAARRVSKGSQRALLTSCLSEDNTVEGLEYTLDFNTPKGSRRNFIELMMNCSPQVRRSLINRGPRLRDSMRSDGDSASLLSSATDEDCTSVALDPMEHEWMLCASDCLWESLHPLLAVEAGLVAKKDFVTGFTCLHWAAKQGKAELLSQLLNFAKDNGVHVNVNVRSGAGYTPLHLAAIHGHIQVMRVLMSDWEADPEVRDYSGRRAIQYLPAPLPADLRDQGVDPPPRAESDNEHAAVGGGVTRGWRFPKVLQGNLNPLRLLNQSSGASEEALGNGRTKGGMLRKSSLGRLNARLHRGRHRAQIIHSASFRDAGEVGKGEELPSTPQRTRPLSSLFG; encoded by the exons ATGATAATGATGGCGTCCCCGTGCACGGTTGAAGCCGTGCAGGAGTTCCTAATGGAGCGAGGAGGGCGAGTCCAACAGATGGAGCTGATCGATCACTTCGCGGCGAGGTGGGGTACTGGAAGTGACCCGTTGAATGGCGAGGAGGCTTTGAGGCGCGCCGTGGGCACTCTCGGTGTCGTGGAAGTGGAAAGCGGAGTGCAATATGTGCGTTTGAATGAGGATTGTAGCGCGCGCTCTGTAACGCGCTTGGATAGAGACGGTAACGTGCACCAAACACCAAGCAACAACAATCTCGTCAGTGGCGACTCTGACAAcaaacagcaagcag GAGTTTCTCGTCCACCATCCTGCAGTATGGATGTCAAGCAGTCTGAGCCCGCTCAGTCCAATACTATTCCTGGAACCGGCGAGGTCAAGCTTAGAGAGAGGAGAAGACGCGAGTCGGCTCCGGTGATCGGGGTGCCGGATCAAGACCATCCCGCCAGCTCCCAAAGCCATCATCAAGTCCGAGCGGCCCGCAGGGTGTCCAAAGGGTCCCAACGGGCGTTGCTGACCAGCTGCCTGTCTGAGGACAACACGGTGGAAGGCCTGGAGTACACTCTTGATTTCAACACACCCAAAGGGAGCCGCAGGAACTTCATTGAGCTGATGATGAATTGTTCTCCTCAG GTTCGCCGATCTCTCATAAATCGAGGTCCGCGCCTTCGAGACTCCATGAGGAGCGACGGCGACTCGGCGTCTCTCCTCTCCTCGGCCACCGACGAGGACTGCACCTCGGTGGCGCTGGACCCGATGGAGCACGAGTGGATGCTGTGTGCCTCGGACTGCCTGTGGGAGAGCCTTCACCCTCTCCTGGCTGTGGAGGCCGGCCTGGTAGCCAAGAAAGACTTTGTCACGGGCTTCACGTGCCTTCACTGGGCTGCCAAGCAGGGCAAGGCCGAGCTGCTCTCCCAGCTGCTGAATTTCGCCAAGGACAACGGCGTCCACGTGAACGTCAATGTGAGGTCCGGTGCCGGATACACGCCACTCCACCTGGCAGCTATACATGGACACATTCAG GTGATGCGCGTGCTGATGTCCGACTGGGAGGCGGACCCCGAGGTGAGGGATTACAGCGGCAGGCGAGCCATCCAGTACCTTCCTGCACCATTGCCTGCAGACCTGCGGGACCAAGGAGTAGACCCCCCACCGAGGGCTGAGTCCGACAACGAGCACGCGGCGGTAGGTGGCGGTGTAACACGTGGCTGGAGGTTTCCCAAAGTGCTTCAGGGAAACCTGAACCCGCTGCGCCTACTCAACCAGTCATCGGGGGCCTCCGAAGAGGCGCTCGGGAATGGCAGGACCAAGGGGGGCATGTTGAGGAAGTCGTCCCTGGGCCGACTAAACGCTCGGCTGCATCGGGGGCGACACAGGGCGCAGATTATACACAGCGCCTCCTTTCGGGACGCGGGCGAAGTCGGAAAAGGAGAGGAGCTTCCCAGCACCCCTCAGCGAACACGGCCGCTCTCCAGCCTGTTTGGATGA